One Desulfonatronovibrio hydrogenovorans DSM 9292 DNA segment encodes these proteins:
- a CDS encoding HIT family protein — MKDCIFCRIVAGEIPCTKVYETSNVLAFLDINPVIKGHTLVIPKEHVVNIMDIPDDLASELQQALRRIGNGLLQGLDADGFNLGMNNFESAGQLVMHAHYHLIPRYKGDGLKLWAQGSYESNEQMQDIAGKIKSAV, encoded by the coding sequence GTGAAGGATTGTATTTTTTGTCGAATAGTGGCGGGTGAGATCCCCTGCACCAAGGTTTATGAGACTTCCAACGTGCTGGCTTTTCTGGATATAAATCCAGTGATCAAAGGTCATACCCTGGTAATACCTAAAGAGCATGTGGTCAATATAATGGATATCCCGGATGACTTGGCTTCTGAGCTGCAACAGGCCCTGCGCAGGATCGGCAATGGCTTGCTTCAGGGTTTGGACGCGGACGGATTCAACCTTGGGATGAATAATTTCGAATCAGCTGGTCAGCTGGTCATGCATGCCCATTATCATTTGATTCCCAGATACAAGGGGGATGGACTCAAGCTCTGGGCTCAGGGCTCCTATGAAAGCAATGAACAGATGCAGGATATCGCCGGAAAGATTAAGTCGGCAGTATAG
- a CDS encoding 4-hydroxybenzoate octaprenyltransferase, with amino-acid sequence MKKKFWDKTRKWAAMIKIEHSVFALPFAYMGAFWAAQGWPGWKVFFFLTLAMVAVRSFAMTFNRIADLEYDRENSRTKNRPLVTGEIALKDAYFFLGITAVLFIVSCAFLNVLCFFLSFPALAWSAFYSYTKRFTSSCHFFLGSVLGLAPLAGWIAYDPSFNLVPFLLFLGVLFWVAGFDILYSSQDVGFDQEKKLHSIPGRHGLRTAFALAGFSHLNAALFFGLAGIAAGASWPYFAAWMIVSGVLFAEHRIISPDNLHRLNVSFFTLNGVVAVILLAGVLADIAVA; translated from the coding sequence ATGAAAAAAAAGTTCTGGGATAAGACCAGGAAATGGGCCGCCATGATCAAGATTGAACACTCGGTGTTTGCTCTTCCCTTTGCCTACATGGGGGCATTCTGGGCTGCCCAGGGATGGCCTGGCTGGAAAGTCTTCTTTTTCCTGACACTGGCCATGGTGGCGGTCCGTTCCTTTGCCATGACCTTCAACCGGATTGCTGATCTTGAATATGACCGGGAAAACTCCAGGACCAAAAACAGACCCCTGGTCACGGGGGAGATAGCCCTCAAGGACGCATACTTTTTTCTGGGGATCACAGCCGTATTGTTTATTGTTTCCTGTGCATTCCTGAATGTCCTGTGCTTTTTCCTGTCTTTTCCTGCCCTGGCTTGGTCAGCCTTTTACAGTTATACAAAACGGTTTACCAGTTCCTGTCATTTTTTCCTGGGTTCAGTGCTGGGGCTGGCTCCCCTGGCCGGATGGATAGCATATGACCCAAGTTTTAACCTGGTGCCCTTTCTGCTTTTCCTGGGTGTTCTCTTCTGGGTGGCCGGGTTTGACATCTTATACTCAAGTCAGGATGTAGGTTTTGACCAGGAAAAAAAACTGCATTCCATACCGGGCAGGCATGGTCTGAGAACAGCCTTTGCATTGGCGGGTTTCAGCCATCTCAACGCAGCCCTGTTTTTCGGCCTGGCCGGGATAGCAGCTGGTGCATCCTGGCCTTACTTTGCAGCCTGGATGATAGTGTCCGGTGTTTTGTTTGCCGAACACCGGATAATTTCGCCCGATAATCTGCACAGGCTCAATGTTTCTTTTTTTACTCTGAACGGTGTTGTGGCGGTGATACTCCTGGCAGGGGTCCTGGCAGACATTGCTGTAGCCTAG
- the glmU gene encoding bifunctional UDP-N-acetylglucosamine diphosphorylase/glucosamine-1-phosphate N-acetyltransferase GlmU, whose product MVGNTCALVLAAGKGTRMRSELPKVLHELLGKPMLWYLLSTLERVKFKNKFLVVGHGREHLAEAFPREEENFVFQEYQQGTGHALQIAWERIRASGSKWLLVANGDTPLVSQVQLEMLISAVSSENADIALLTLNLDDSSDYGRLVRDGAGRICAVVEAKDYRPELHGPCTGEVNSGIYMFRVEALEDILFNLDRNNKQGELYITQLISLGAAYNMKIVGVAAGNCPELLGINTPGQLVVQEEFLVRKRIDHLIDKGVIIRNRQQVRIGPEVELEAGVDITGPCEIYGKSYIGQGTVIDSHCVIRSSRLSGCKVLSFSHIENSDISNDAVVGPFSRLRPGTVLERESRIGNFVEIKNSRVGQGSKASHLSYIGDTLMGNKVNVGAGTITCNYDGRKKHKTIIEDGVFIGSNSALVAPVKLKQGSLIGAGSTITMDVPEESLAVARTRQKNLPGKNPLKKN is encoded by the coding sequence ATTGTTGGGAACACCTGCGCCCTTGTTCTAGCTGCAGGCAAGGGAACCCGAATGAGATCGGAGCTGCCCAAGGTCCTGCATGAGTTGCTGGGCAAGCCTATGCTCTGGTACCTCCTTAGCACTTTAGAAAGAGTGAAATTCAAAAATAAATTCCTGGTGGTCGGCCACGGACGGGAACATCTGGCTGAGGCCTTTCCCAGGGAAGAAGAAAACTTTGTTTTTCAGGAGTATCAACAAGGTACTGGACATGCCCTGCAAATTGCATGGGAGCGAATCAGAGCTTCCGGCTCAAAGTGGCTTTTGGTCGCCAACGGCGATACTCCTCTGGTCAGTCAGGTGCAGCTGGAGATGCTCATATCCGCAGTATCTTCGGAAAATGCCGATATAGCACTGCTAACCCTGAATCTGGATGATTCATCCGACTATGGCCGTCTGGTCAGGGACGGGGCAGGAAGAATATGTGCAGTTGTGGAGGCCAAGGATTACAGGCCTGAACTGCATGGTCCATGCACCGGTGAAGTTAATTCAGGGATTTATATGTTCCGGGTCGAGGCCCTGGAAGACATTCTGTTTAATCTGGACCGGAATAACAAGCAGGGAGAACTCTATATTACCCAGCTCATTTCTCTTGGGGCTGCATATAATATGAAGATAGTGGGGGTTGCGGCCGGGAACTGCCCGGAGTTGCTTGGCATTAATACTCCAGGGCAGCTAGTGGTTCAGGAGGAGTTCCTGGTCAGAAAGAGGATCGATCATCTTATAGATAAAGGGGTAATCATCAGGAACCGCCAGCAGGTCAGGATAGGGCCTGAAGTGGAATTGGAAGCTGGAGTGGATATAACCGGACCATGCGAGATCTACGGCAAATCATACATTGGCCAGGGCACAGTAATAGACTCGCACTGTGTAATCAGGAGCAGCAGGCTGTCAGGATGTAAAGTGTTATCATTTTCGCATATCGAGAATTCTGATATTTCTAATGATGCAGTAGTTGGCCCGTTTTCAAGGCTCCGGCCAGGAACGGTTCTTGAGCGTGAAAGCAGAATTGGAAATTTTGTGGAAATCAAAAATTCCCGGGTGGGGCAGGGCAGTAAGGCCAGTCACCTGTCATACATAGGTGATACCTTGATGGGCAACAAGGTCAACGTGGGTGCCGGTACCATCACATGTAACTATGATGGCAGGAAAAAGCATAAGACCATTATTGAAGACGGAGTATTCATCGGCAGCAATTCAGCCCTGGTAGCTCCGGTGAAGCTCAAGCAGGGGAGCCTGATCGGTGCGGGGTCAACTATTACCATGGACGTGCCGGAAGAGTCATTGGCTGTGGCAAGAACAAGGCAGAAAAACCTTCCTGGGAAAAATCCCTTGAAAAAAAATTAG
- a CDS encoding elongator complex protein 3 has protein sequence MRSDRLLSIRFTHPEPKRSASPVWPVFLPFAGCPFKCVYCSQYVQTGQRGSSPSQTAQSMSRRILERFNKTGQPVSLGFFGGTFTAMPLKDILVFLDQACSLKKAGAVNHIRCSTRPDCLGQEVLDILEYYGLDMLELGVQSFQDDVLRASARGYSSDSALKACSLVKSRKFELGIQLMPGLPGSGPSQYLRDIKQTANIVPDVVRLYPCLVLKGTLLEEMLAKGRYRPWSLKSSIALLSRALLTLWQNGIQVIRTGLAPEPSLINSILAGPWHPALGSICRSEALKTYIAWNLAKAGKKVRQVYIPSRYASDFWGYKGRNSIFYARQEIARSMVTPWKKDYFQIFFAD, from the coding sequence ATGAGATCAGACCGCCTTTTGTCCATCAGATTTACCCATCCCGAACCAAAAAGGTCTGCAAGCCCTGTCTGGCCAGTCTTTCTTCCTTTTGCCGGCTGTCCTTTCAAATGTGTCTACTGCTCTCAGTACGTCCAGACCGGCCAGAGGGGCAGCTCCCCCAGCCAGACAGCACAAAGCATGAGTCGAAGAATCCTGGAGCGATTTAATAAGACCGGTCAGCCGGTATCTCTTGGTTTTTTCGGTGGGACGTTTACGGCCATGCCTCTCAAGGACATACTGGTTTTTCTTGACCAGGCCTGTTCCCTCAAAAAAGCCGGAGCTGTGAATCACATTCGATGCTCCACCAGGCCGGACTGTTTGGGCCAGGAAGTACTGGACATCCTTGAGTATTATGGCCTGGATATGCTTGAACTGGGAGTACAGAGCTTTCAGGATGACGTCCTCAGAGCCTCGGCAAGAGGATATTCATCAGACTCCGCACTTAAGGCCTGCTCGCTTGTCAAATCCCGGAAGTTTGAACTCGGAATCCAGCTCATGCCTGGTCTGCCAGGTTCCGGGCCATCCCAATATCTCAGGGATATAAAGCAAACTGCAAATATAGTTCCGGACGTCGTCCGGCTCTATCCATGCCTGGTACTGAAAGGGACCTTACTTGAGGAGATGCTGGCAAAAGGAAGGTACAGGCCATGGAGCCTGAAAAGCAGCATAGCATTGCTGTCCAGGGCATTGCTGACCCTGTGGCAGAACGGAATTCAGGTCATTCGAACCGGACTCGCCCCGGAACCTTCCCTTATAAATAGCATCCTGGCGGGTCCATGGCATCCGGCTCTGGGCTCAATTTGCAGATCTGAAGCATTAAAGACTTACATTGCCTGGAATCTGGCCAAGGCAGGTAAAAAAGTGCGGCAAGTTTATATTCCGTCAAGGTACGCCAGCGATTTCTGGGGATACAAGGGCAGAAACAGTATCTTCTATGCCCGCCAGGAGATAGCCAGATCCATGGTTACCCCTTGGAAAAAAGACTACTTTCAGATCTTCTTTGCAGACTAA
- the atpD gene encoding F0F1 ATP synthase subunit beta, producing the protein MSAQNTGKIVQVIGPVVDLEFPEGKLPNIFNAVTISNPTISDEKDNLVVEVAQHLGNNVVRCISMDSTDGLVRGMEGKDTGQAISVPVGKPSLGRILNVVGKPVDQKGPVKADKYYPIHRPAPSFVEQSTKIELLETGVKVIDLLVPFPKGGKMGMFGGAGVGKTVVLMEMINNIGKEHGGISVFAGVGERTREGNDLYHEMIDAGVIDKAALIYGQMNEPPGARARVGLTALTCAEYFRDEENQDVLLFIDNIFRFTQAGSEVSALLGRMPSAVGYQPTLGTDLGALQERITSTTKGSITSVQAVYVPADDLTDPAPATTFSHLDGTIVLSRQIAELGIYPAVDPLDSTSRILDPNILGEDHYMVAREVQMILQKYKDLQDIIAILGMDELSDEDKITVSRARKIQRFLSQPFHVAEQFTGKPGRYVKLEDTIRGFKEVIEGKHDDVPEGAFYMVGGIDEVLENAKKD; encoded by the coding sequence ATGAGTGCACAGAACACAGGAAAAATCGTTCAGGTCATCGGACCTGTTGTTGACCTTGAATTTCCGGAAGGTAAACTTCCCAACATTTTTAATGCCGTCACCATCTCCAACCCGACCATTTCCGATGAAAAGGACAATCTGGTGGTTGAAGTAGCCCAGCATCTGGGGAACAATGTAGTTCGCTGCATATCAATGGATTCCACCGATGGTCTGGTCAGGGGCATGGAAGGTAAAGACACTGGTCAGGCCATTTCTGTTCCCGTTGGAAAGCCCTCTCTGGGAAGAATCCTTAATGTTGTCGGCAAGCCTGTTGATCAGAAAGGTCCTGTTAAAGCGGACAAGTACTATCCCATTCACCGGCCTGCACCTTCTTTTGTTGAGCAGAGCACCAAGATTGAGCTTTTGGAAACCGGCGTAAAAGTTATTGACCTGCTGGTTCCCTTTCCCAAGGGCGGAAAAATGGGCATGTTTGGCGGTGCCGGTGTTGGAAAGACAGTTGTTCTTATGGAAATGATCAACAATATCGGAAAGGAACACGGCGGTATTTCCGTGTTCGCCGGTGTTGGCGAAAGGACTCGTGAGGGTAACGACCTTTACCATGAAATGATTGACGCAGGAGTTATTGACAAGGCCGCTCTTATTTACGGTCAGATGAACGAGCCTCCAGGAGCCCGGGCCAGAGTTGGCCTTACTGCTCTGACTTGCGCAGAGTACTTCCGGGATGAGGAAAACCAGGACGTTCTGCTCTTCATCGACAATATCTTCCGTTTCACCCAGGCCGGATCAGAAGTTTCCGCGCTTCTGGGGCGGATGCCGTCAGCTGTTGGATATCAGCCCACTCTGGGAACAGACCTTGGCGCGCTGCAGGAAAGAATCACATCAACCACCAAGGGCTCCATCACATCGGTCCAGGCTGTTTACGTGCCTGCTGATGACTTGACCGACCCTGCTCCTGCCACCACCTTCTCGCATCTGGACGGAACCATTGTTTTATCCCGTCAGATTGCAGAGCTTGGAATATACCCTGCGGTTGATCCCCTTGACTCCACATCCAGGATTCTCGACCCCAATATTCTGGGGGAGGATCACTATATGGTAGCCCGTGAAGTTCAGATGATCCTTCAGAAGTACAAGGATCTTCAGGACATCATCGCCATTCTGGGTATGGACGAGCTTTCAGACGAGGACAAGATCACCGTATCCAGGGCCAGAAAGATTCAGCGTTTTCTGTCTCAGCCCTTCCACGTGGCCGAGCAGTTTACAGGAAAGCCGGGACGTTATGTAAAGCTTGAAGACACAATTCGCGGATTCAAGGAAGTAATCGAAGGCAAGCACGACGACGTACCGGAAGGAGCGTTTTATATGGTAGGCGGAATAGACGAAGTTCTTGAGAATGCCAAAAAAGATTAA
- a CDS encoding cell division protein ZapA: MPGYNINILGLDLTFRTDAGPERVEQASKLLEERFAELEKRGSKLSKERLLVFLALSLADDYLHSDQRLAELQAKVDEQLRKIDRLETKK, encoded by the coding sequence ATGCCTGGATATAATATAAATATTTTGGGGCTTGATTTAACTTTCAGGACTGATGCCGGACCTGAAAGGGTTGAACAGGCGAGCAAATTGCTGGAGGAGCGTTTTGCCGAGCTTGAAAAAAGAGGAAGTAAGCTGAGCAAAGAACGGCTTCTGGTCTTTCTGGCCCTCAGCCTAGCCGATGATTATCTGCATTCCGACCAGAGGCTTGCCGAGTTGCAGGCCAAAGTTGATGAACAACTACGGAAAATTGACCGGCTTGAGACCAAAAAGTGA
- the tyrS gene encoding tyrosine--tRNA ligase — MGSDLNKSLELIRRGSAEIIDEQELAHKLQKKTPLRVKAGFDPTAPDLHLGHTVLIQKLKHFQDLGHKIVFLIGDFTGMIGDPSGKSETRKKLTREQVMQNAETYKRQIFKILDPDKTELAFNSSWMDKFGAADFIELCSRYTVARMMERDDFEKRYKDNRPIAIHEFLYPLVQGYDSVALQADVELGGTDQKFNLLMGRVLQREYGQEPQVILTMPILEGTDGIQKMSKSLGNYIGIDESPKDMFGKLMSISDDLMWRYYELLSDLEMSEVLKLRADVESGVLHPKVCKEDLAQEITARFHGLEAGQRERDNFNQVFSRHNVPLDLPEFSARSKEIRLADILVQSGLCSSKGEAKRLCRQNAVGHHDGEKITDPDHVFEPGVHVLKVGKKRFLKVKVD, encoded by the coding sequence ATGGGATCTGATCTTAATAAATCACTGGAGCTCATCAGGCGGGGAAGCGCTGAGATCATAGATGAGCAGGAATTGGCCCACAAGCTGCAAAAAAAGACACCACTCAGGGTCAAGGCCGGCTTTGACCCTACTGCCCCGGATCTTCATCTGGGACATACCGTCCTGATTCAAAAGCTTAAACATTTTCAGGACCTGGGGCACAAGATCGTTTTTCTGATCGGCGATTTTACCGGAATGATCGGTGATCCTTCAGGTAAATCCGAAACAAGAAAGAAATTGACCCGTGAGCAGGTGATGCAGAACGCTGAAACCTATAAGCGGCAGATCTTCAAAATTCTGGATCCTGATAAAACCGAACTTGCTTTTAACTCATCCTGGATGGACAAGTTCGGGGCTGCAGACTTTATTGAACTGTGTTCCAGGTACACAGTTGCCAGAATGATGGAACGGGACGATTTTGAGAAGAGGTACAAGGACAACCGGCCCATTGCCATCCATGAATTTTTGTACCCTCTGGTCCAGGGATATGATTCCGTGGCTCTGCAGGCTGATGTAGAGCTGGGCGGAACCGACCAGAAATTCAATCTGCTCATGGGCAGGGTCCTGCAGAGAGAATACGGACAGGAGCCCCAGGTCATTTTGACCATGCCGATTCTGGAGGGAACCGACGGTATCCAGAAGATGAGCAAGTCTCTGGGAAATTATATAGGCATAGATGAGTCGCCCAAAGACATGTTTGGCAAGCTTATGTCCATCTCTGACGACCTCATGTGGCGTTACTATGAGCTGCTTTCCGATCTGGAAATGTCAGAGGTGTTGAAACTCAGGGCAGATGTGGAGTCAGGCGTTCTTCACCCCAAGGTCTGCAAGGAAGATCTGGCCCAGGAGATAACAGCCCGGTTCCATGGTCTGGAGGCTGGCCAGCGGGAACGGGACAACTTTAATCAGGTCTTTTCCAGACACAATGTTCCCCTGGATCTGCCGGAGTTTTCTGCTCGATCCAAAGAGATCAGGCTTGCTGATATTCTTGTCCAAAGTGGACTCTGCTCTTCTAAAGGAGAAGCCAAAAGGCTCTGCAGGCAAAATGCAGTCGGCCATCATGATGGTGAAAAAATAACGGATCCGGACCATGTTTTTGAGCCTGGTGTCCATGTTCTCAAGGTAGGTAAAAAAAGATTTTTAAAAGTCAAAGTGGATTAG
- a CDS encoding HU family DNA-binding protein has product MINTLTKAHLVDKIYEKSERKRSEVKDQVEHLLALVKKAIKKDHALLVSGFGKFETYEKKPRKGRNPQTSETIILPGRKVVVFRLSRKFRADINQQ; this is encoded by the coding sequence ATGATCAACACTCTTACCAAGGCACATCTGGTTGATAAGATTTATGAGAAAAGCGAACGAAAGAGATCTGAGGTAAAGGATCAGGTTGAGCACCTGCTGGCTCTGGTTAAAAAGGCCATAAAAAAAGACCACGCCTTGCTGGTCAGCGGGTTTGGAAAATTTGAAACGTACGAAAAAAAGCCCAGAAAGGGGAGAAACCCCCAGACCAGCGAAACCATTATCCTCCCAGGCAGGAAAGTTGTTGTTTTCAGACTGTCCAGAAAGTTCAGGGCGGATATCAATCAGCAATAA
- the thrC gene encoding threonine synthase, translated as MKNENFPVYRGSLEYSCLGCGKRFSIEKLHYTCPECRGVFLLRNSSFDDLKKTPGSKWREIFDARAALKVPELRGIFRFYELMAPVLEQQDIVYLGEGNTPVIPASRDLQSRLGQKFSFKNDGQNPSASFKDRGMACAFSYLKKLVREKGWDQVLTICASTGDTSAAAALYGAYIGPPIKSVVILPQGRVTSQQLSQPLGSGAWVIELPGVFDDCMKVVEYLADNFRVALLNSKNAWRILGQESYAFEVAQWYDWDMSGKSLFVPIGNAGNITAIMGGFLKLMDLGIIDSLPRIFGVQSSHADPVFQYYQANPEKRSFSPVKVKASVAQAAMIGNPVSFPRVRALAEEYQKKQGSGSFQVVQVSEQAIMEGMLLANRNGHIACTQGGECLAGMIRAKEMGILDKDETAVLDATAHALKFSGFQEMYFADSFSREYGITPRKEYINLPVQILNQQDREGMSEEEFTRAAADRIVETLGLDREMF; from the coding sequence ATGAAAAATGAAAATTTTCCTGTATACAGGGGAAGTCTCGAGTACTCCTGTCTGGGATGCGGTAAAAGGTTTTCCATTGAAAAGCTTCATTATACCTGTCCTGAGTGCAGGGGGGTCTTTTTACTGAGGAATAGTTCTTTTGATGACCTGAAAAAAACACCCGGTTCAAAATGGCGGGAAATATTTGATGCCAGGGCAGCCCTCAAAGTTCCAGAGCTGCGGGGCATATTCAGGTTTTATGAGCTTATGGCCCCAGTGCTGGAGCAGCAGGACATTGTCTACCTGGGTGAAGGCAATACCCCGGTGATCCCGGCCAGCAGAGATCTGCAGTCCAGGCTGGGCCAGAAGTTCTCCTTTAAGAATGATGGTCAGAATCCCAGCGCATCTTTTAAGGACAGGGGCATGGCCTGTGCTTTCAGTTATTTGAAAAAGCTGGTCAGAGAAAAGGGGTGGGACCAGGTCCTGACCATCTGCGCTTCTACAGGAGATACTTCGGCTGCTGCTGCCCTGTATGGAGCCTACATTGGCCCTCCCATCAAGTCGGTGGTTATTCTTCCCCAGGGCCGGGTCACCAGTCAGCAGCTTTCCCAGCCTCTTGGCAGTGGAGCCTGGGTGATAGAGTTGCCCGGGGTCTTTGATGATTGCATGAAGGTAGTTGAGTATCTGGCGGATAATTTCAGGGTAGCCCTGCTCAACTCGAAAAATGCCTGGAGGATTCTGGGCCAGGAGAGCTATGCCTTTGAAGTGGCTCAGTGGTATGATTGGGATATGTCTGGCAAATCTCTGTTCGTTCCCATAGGCAATGCAGGAAATATTACCGCTATAATGGGCGGGTTTCTCAAGTTAATGGACCTGGGCATTATAGATTCACTTCCCAGGATCTTCGGAGTCCAGTCCAGCCATGCTGATCCGGTTTTTCAATATTATCAGGCTAATCCGGAAAAAAGAAGTTTTTCGCCGGTCAAAGTCAAGGCCAGTGTGGCCCAGGCAGCCATGATCGGCAATCCTGTATCTTTTCCCAGGGTCAGGGCCCTGGCTGAGGAGTACCAGAAAAAACAGGGCTCGGGCAGTTTTCAGGTAGTCCAGGTCAGTGAGCAGGCCATTATGGAGGGCATGCTTCTGGCCAACCGTAACGGACATATTGCCTGCACCCAGGGTGGTGAGTGCCTGGCCGGGATGATCAGGGCCAAGGAGATGGGCATTCTGGACAAGGATGAAACAGCAGTGCTGGATGCCACCGCTCATGCCCTTAAATTCAGCGGTTTTCAGGAGATGTACTTTGCCGACAGTTTTTCCCGGGAGTATGGTATTACTCCTAGAAAAGAATACATTAACCTGCCGGTCCAGATACTCAATCAGCAGGACCGGGAAGGGATGTCTGAGGAAGAATTCACCAGAGCTGCCGCGGACAGGATAGTTGAGACTCTGGGACTGGACCGGGAAATGTTTTAG
- the rny gene encoding ribonuclease Y has product MWSAVVITAFIAIGVGAVIGFAAQKYFINKELRDNQELASKILEEARKEAAAQKKELLLQAKDEIFKQKKELEREAREREKELKRQEQRLQEKEERLERKLEKVAQKESEVVSWENRVAKQERALEDKEQQLKTIIEKETSKLEEISGLTREEAKARLVADIESRTRHEAAKMIRQIEMEAQEAASKKSKEILALAIQRYAGDYVSEHTVSTVELPSEDMKGRIIGREGRNIRAIEAATGVDLIIDDTPETVVLSAFSPLRREVAKQSLERLISDGRIHPARIEDIVEKVKQEMDVKLRDIGEQSTFDVGVHGIHPELIRLLGHLHYRTSFSQNVLQHSIEVAFLCGIMAAELGIDQKKAKRAGLLHDLGKAVDHEVEGPHAVIGADLAKKYSESKEIVHAIAAHHEDVQPSSILAVLVQAADGLSGARPGARKELLENYVNRLEDLEKIATGFDGVNRSFAIQAGREVRVMVDCDQVDDDKTHLLCKDIARKIEENMTYPGQIKVTVIREKRAVGYAK; this is encoded by the coding sequence ATGTGGAGCGCCGTTGTCATAACCGCCTTTATCGCCATTGGCGTTGGAGCCGTCATTGGATTTGCAGCGCAGAAATATTTCATCAACAAAGAGTTGCGCGATAACCAGGAACTGGCCAGCAAAATACTGGAAGAGGCCAGAAAAGAAGCAGCTGCTCAGAAAAAAGAGCTTCTGCTTCAGGCCAAGGACGAAATCTTCAAACAGAAGAAAGAGTTGGAAAGAGAGGCCAGAGAAAGGGAAAAAGAGCTGAAAAGGCAAGAGCAGAGGCTGCAGGAAAAAGAGGAACGCCTGGAGAGAAAGCTGGAAAAAGTGGCTCAGAAGGAGAGCGAGGTCGTATCCTGGGAAAACAGGGTGGCCAAGCAGGAAAGGGCCCTGGAAGACAAGGAACAGCAGCTAAAGACCATAATTGAAAAAGAGACTTCAAAGTTAGAGGAGATTTCTGGGTTGACCAGAGAAGAGGCCAAGGCCAGGCTGGTTGCGGATATTGAGAGCCGGACTAGGCATGAGGCTGCAAAGATGATTCGCCAGATTGAAATGGAGGCCCAGGAAGCAGCCTCTAAAAAGTCCAAGGAGATCCTGGCACTGGCCATTCAGAGATATGCCGGAGACTATGTGTCAGAGCATACTGTTTCTACAGTGGAATTGCCCAGTGAAGATATGAAGGGCAGAATAATAGGCAGAGAAGGAAGAAATATCAGGGCTATTGAGGCTGCCACAGGCGTAGACCTGATTATTGATGACACCCCTGAGACAGTTGTCCTGTCGGCCTTCAGTCCTCTTCGCAGGGAAGTAGCCAAACAATCCCTGGAACGTCTGATCAGTGACGGACGAATTCACCCAGCCCGGATTGAAGATATTGTAGAAAAAGTCAAGCAGGAAATGGACGTGAAGTTGCGTGACATCGGGGAACAGTCAACCTTTGATGTGGGGGTCCACGGCATCCATCCGGAACTGATCCGCCTGCTGGGGCATCTGCATTATCGGACCAGCTTTTCCCAGAATGTCCTGCAGCATTCCATTGAAGTGGCCTTTCTCTGTGGGATAATGGCGGCTGAACTGGGCATTGACCAGAAAAAGGCCAAGCGGGCAGGGCTGCTTCATGATCTAGGTAAGGCTGTGGACCATGAAGTAGAAGGTCCCCATGCTGTGATTGGGGCTGATTTGGCTAAAAAATACAGTGAATCAAAAGAAATAGTCCATGCCATTGCAGCCCATCATGAGGATGTTCAGCCGTCCTCCATACTGGCGGTTCTGGTCCAGGCAGCGGATGGATTATCCGGTGCAAGACCTGGAGCCAGAAAGGAGCTTTTGGAGAATTACGTCAACAGACTTGAGGACCTGGAGAAGATCGCCACGGGTTTTGACGGGGTAAACAGGTCTTTTGCCATCCAGGCCGGACGGGAAGTGCGGGTGATGGTGGACTGCGACCAGGTGGATGACGACAAGACCCATCTTCTTTGTAAGGATATAGCCAGAAAGATCGAAGAGAACATGACCTACCCAGGACAGATCAAGGTCACGGTGATCAGGGAAAAACGGGCCGTGGGATACGCTAAATAG
- a CDS encoding F0F1 ATP synthase subunit epsilon, whose amino-acid sequence MANLIKLEIVTPDRNLLSEDVEYVGAPGVQGEFGVMPSHIPFLSALGIGSLFYKQNGKKYFVFISGGFAEVTPTKVTVLAEVAEKADEISVERARKAREKAEQRVSQQKDQVDYAKAKAAMARAMHRMKCRESAVSAGTCSM is encoded by the coding sequence ATGGCTAATTTGATTAAGCTGGAAATTGTAACTCCGGACCGTAATCTGCTCAGCGAAGATGTTGAGTATGTTGGCGCACCCGGGGTACAGGGTGAGTTTGGGGTAATGCCCAGCCACATCCCCTTTCTTTCCGCCTTAGGTATAGGCAGCTTGTTTTATAAGCAAAACGGGAAAAAATATTTTGTATTTATTTCCGGTGGGTTTGCCGAGGTCACTCCTACTAAAGTGACTGTCCTGGCCGAGGTTGCGGAAAAAGCGGATGAGATCAGTGTGGAAAGGGCCAGAAAGGCCAGAGAAAAGGCAGAGCAGAGGGTCAGTCAGCAAAAAGATCAGGTTGACTATGCCAAGGCCAAGGCGGCAATGGCTAGAGCCATGCACAGAATGAAATGCAGGGAAAGCGCAGTAAGTGCCGGAACCTGCTCCATGTAA